A single Marinitoga aeolica DNA region contains:
- the purL gene encoding phosphoribosylformylglycinamidine synthase subunit PurL translates to MNNLYLELGLKDFEYEKIKKDLNREPNDLEVYMYSAQWSEHCGYKHSKELLKRLPKSIENENAGYVIIDDYAVVFKVESHNHPSAVEPYQGAATGIGGIVRDVLAMGARPVALLDSLRFGKDIKSKNIFEGVVSGISGYGNSIGVPTVAGETFFDESYNTNPLVNVMCVGLAKTEELASSKANEANKLYVYVGSKTGRDGIHGASFASKELSGKDDRPSVQVGDPFSEKNLIEATLEILKLKGVLACQDMGAAGILSSSSEMSFKGNLGCELYMDKVPLREENMEPWEILLSESQERMLFLVEPGEEKEIEKIAKKYFLDYAVIGKTINGENIRIMKNDNILSEMPISSLVDAPSMYRPTKEPTYIKEIKNKKFEMAIDLKTAFYKVLKDINVVNKSWIFEQYDYKVGTNTLMVPGKADASVVWIKDTNKGVAVTIDGNGLYSYIDPYEGSKNIVFEAARNLVSVGAKPLGVTDNMNFGNPEDDMVMWQFEKSIEGISEACKTLNIPVTGGNVSFYNESENMAILPTPVIGMIGEIDINKIMDMTFKNPTDKVYLIGKVNLDRERIGGSIYQRILNNFIGGEIDKVDPKFELKLYNVIFDLIENKVVNSIHDVSKGGITIAVLESALNGNKGFKGDLGNTLEDLFGENQSRFILTVSSEKARILENILKDKNIEFKNIGEVMPADYGFNLGFEKFDFEELKDIYYNSIQNYMEE, encoded by the coding sequence ATGAATAATTTATATCTAGAATTAGGATTAAAAGATTTTGAATATGAAAAAATAAAAAAAGATTTAAATAGAGAACCAAATGATTTAGAAGTATATATGTATTCTGCACAATGGTCTGAACATTGTGGTTATAAACATTCAAAGGAATTACTTAAAAGATTACCAAAAAGCATAGAGAATGAAAATGCAGGTTATGTAATTATAGATGATTATGCGGTGGTTTTTAAAGTGGAAAGTCATAATCATCCAAGTGCTGTTGAGCCATATCAAGGTGCTGCAACAGGTATTGGTGGGATAGTTAGAGATGTATTGGCAATGGGAGCAAGGCCGGTAGCTTTACTTGATTCTTTGCGTTTTGGAAAAGATATTAAATCAAAAAATATCTTTGAAGGCGTTGTTTCTGGAATTAGTGGTTATGGTAATTCTATAGGTGTTCCTACAGTTGCAGGCGAAACATTTTTTGATGAAAGTTACAATACTAATCCTCTTGTAAATGTAATGTGTGTTGGTCTTGCAAAAACAGAAGAATTAGCTTCCTCAAAAGCAAATGAAGCTAATAAATTATACGTTTATGTAGGCTCTAAAACAGGGAGAGATGGAATTCACGGTGCATCTTTTGCTTCAAAAGAGTTATCAGGAAAAGATGATAGACCATCTGTTCAGGTTGGAGATCCTTTTTCTGAAAAAAATCTCATTGAAGCAACTCTTGAAATATTGAAATTAAAAGGTGTATTAGCCTGTCAAGATATGGGTGCGGCTGGGATTTTAAGTTCATCTTCTGAGATGTCCTTTAAAGGAAATCTTGGATGTGAATTATATATGGATAAAGTTCCTTTAAGAGAAGAAAATATGGAACCATGGGAAATATTATTATCAGAATCTCAAGAAAGAATGTTATTTTTGGTAGAACCTGGTGAAGAGAAAGAAATAGAAAAAATTGCAAAAAAATATTTTTTAGACTATGCAGTAATAGGTAAAACAATAAATGGTGAAAATATTAGAATAATGAAAAATGACAATATCCTTTCCGAAATGCCTATATCTTCACTTGTTGATGCTCCTTCGATGTATAGACCTACTAAAGAACCTACATATATAAAAGAAATAAAAAACAAAAAATTTGAAATGGCAATAGATTTAAAAACAGCTTTTTATAAGGTGTTAAAGGATATTAATGTTGTTAATAAATCATGGATTTTTGAACAATATGATTATAAAGTTGGAACTAACACATTGATGGTTCCTGGAAAAGCTGATGCTTCAGTTGTGTGGATTAAAGATACAAATAAAGGGGTAGCTGTTACTATAGATGGAAATGGGTTATATTCCTATATTGATCCATATGAAGGAAGTAAAAATATAGTTTTTGAAGCTGCAAGAAATCTTGTTTCAGTAGGAGCAAAACCGTTAGGTGTTACAGATAATATGAATTTTGGTAATCCTGAAGATGACATGGTAATGTGGCAATTTGAAAAGAGTATCGAAGGAATATCAGAAGCATGTAAAACTTTGAATATTCCAGTTACAGGAGGTAATGTTAGTTTCTATAATGAATCAGAAAATATGGCAATATTGCCAACACCTGTGATTGGTATGATCGGAGAAATAGATATAAACAAAATAATGGATATGACTTTTAAAAATCCAACAGATAAAGTTTATCTAATTGGAAAGGTGAATTTAGATAGAGAAAGAATTGGTGGAAGTATATACCAAAGGATTTTAAATAATTTCATTGGTGGAGAAATAGATAAGGTAGATCCAAAATTTGAATTAAAGCTATATAATGTGATTTTTGATTTAATAGAAAATAAAGTTGTTAATTCAATTCATGATGTTTCAAAAGGTGGAATTACTATTGCAGTTTTAGAATCAGCATTGAATGGCAATAAAGGGTTTAAAGGAGATTTAGGTAATACGCTTGAAGATTTGTTTGGTGAAAATCAATCGAGATTTATATTAACAGTTTCAAGTGAAAAGGCAAGAATATTAGAAAATATATTAAAAGACAAAAATATAGAATTCAAAAACATTGGCGAAGTAATGCCGGCAGATTATGGATTTAATTTAGGATTTGAAAAATTTGATTTTGAGGAATTGAAGGATATTTACTATAATTCCATACAAAATTATATGGAGGAATAA
- the purF gene encoding amidophosphoribosyltransferase — protein sequence MLMEECGVYGAYFKNNENAIPYVVEGLIALQHRGQESAGVAYISDEEVKVYKKMGMVVDVFNNGIMKKLNSSQAIGHVRYSTKGKSEIQNSQPFHVRFKNEHFAIAHNGQIENAEDLRQMLEERGTIFLTESDTELILHILIKQMRKNISEWTLENIAKTIFENVSPSYSLLLLFKDRIIAIRDKYGYRPLYYYISEKGYFMSSEDSGFNFLDPDLNNIYEVLPGEAIEFSRDGIRKYNIGNSEKRYCFFEHIYFARPDSNVFGKNVHLMRENLGKLCAKENPVEADIVVPVLDSGFSAALGYSKESKIPIEMGLMRNRYVGRTFINPNQRDREIGVRRKLPPISHVIKNKRVILVDDSIVRGTTMKKIVNMIKSAGAKEVHVRIASPKVLNACHWGVDIPTTEELIAANLTIEEMKEEFNADSIGYISLDGIRKLLMEDYNDYCFHCFMRGERNGL from the coding sequence ATGTTAATGGAAGAGTGTGGTGTATACGGTGCTTATTTTAAAAATAATGAAAATGCTATTCCTTATGTTGTTGAGGGGTTAATAGCTTTACAGCATCGAGGTCAGGAATCAGCAGGTGTAGCCTATATATCAGATGAAGAAGTGAAAGTATATAAAAAGATGGGAATGGTTGTTGATGTTTTTAATAATGGAATAATGAAAAAATTGAATAGTTCGCAGGCAATAGGGCATGTAAGATATTCCACAAAAGGGAAATCGGAAATTCAAAATTCTCAACCATTCCATGTAAGATTTAAAAATGAACATTTTGCTATTGCGCATAATGGACAGATAGAAAATGCAGAAGATTTAAGACAAATGTTGGAAGAAAGAGGAACAATATTTTTAACAGAAAGTGATACAGAGTTAATTTTGCATATTTTGATAAAACAAATGAGAAAAAACATAAGTGAATGGACTCTTGAAAATATAGCTAAAACAATATTTGAAAATGTATCACCATCATATTCATTATTATTGCTTTTTAAAGATAGAATAATTGCAATTAGAGATAAATACGGATATAGACCATTATATTATTATATTTCTGAAAAAGGATATTTTATGTCCTCTGAAGATAGTGGATTTAATTTTTTAGATCCAGATCTTAATAATATCTATGAAGTGTTACCAGGAGAAGCTATAGAATTTTCGAGAGATGGAATAAGAAAGTATAACATTGGAAATTCGGAAAAAAGATATTGTTTTTTTGAACATATTTATTTTGCCAGACCTGATTCAAATGTTTTTGGTAAAAATGTACATTTAATGAGAGAAAATTTAGGAAAGTTATGTGCAAAAGAGAATCCTGTTGAGGCTGACATAGTTGTTCCTGTACTTGATAGCGGGTTCTCTGCTGCATTGGGATATTCAAAGGAAAGTAAAATTCCTATTGAAATGGGTTTAATGAGAAATAGATATGTGGGAAGAACATTTATTAATCCAAATCAAAGAGATAGGGAAATTGGAGTAAGAAGGAAACTTCCACCAATATCACATGTAATAAAAAATAAAAGAGTTATTCTTGTAGATGATTCAATAGTAAGAGGTACAACAATGAAAAAAATAGTAAATATGATAAAAAGTGCAGGAGCTAAAGAAGTACATGTGAGGATAGCAAGTCCTAAAGTGCTTAATGCATGCCATTGGGGTGTTGACATACCTACTACTGAAGAATTAATAGCAGCTAATTTAACAATTGAAGAAATGAAAGAAGAATTTAATGCAGATTCTATCGGTTACATTTCATTAGATGGAATAAGAAAATTACTTATGGAAGATTATAATGATTATTGTTT